The proteins below are encoded in one region of Halalkalicoccus jeotgali B3:
- a CDS encoding redoxin domain-containing protein has protein sequence MAEVGDPAPDITAPLANGDVEPFVLSDQLGDGPVVLAFFPGAFTSVCTTEMSTLQGDLDRLQESGATLYGVSVDTPFALNEFREQEDLEFGLISDTNKAVIEDYGVEMDFADLGYHGVAKRAVFVLDEDGEITYAWVSDDPGAEPDYDELVEAASDAA, from the coding sequence ATGGCAGAGGTAGGCGACCCCGCGCCGGATATCACCGCACCGCTCGCGAACGGCGACGTCGAACCGTTCGTGCTCTCCGATCAGTTGGGAGACGGCCCCGTCGTACTGGCGTTCTTCCCCGGTGCGTTCACGAGCGTCTGTACCACCGAAATGAGCACGCTACAGGGCGACCTCGACCGGCTCCAAGAGAGCGGCGCGACGCTCTATGGTGTGAGCGTCGATACGCCGTTCGCACTCAACGAGTTCCGCGAGCAGGAGGACTTGGAGTTCGGCCTGATCAGCGATACGAACAAGGCGGTTATCGAGGACTACGGCGTGGAGATGGACTTTGCGGACCTGGGCTATCACGGCGTCGCAAAGCGTGCGGTGTTCGTCCTCGACGAGGACGGCGAGATCACCTACGCGTGGGTCAGCGACGACCCCGGCGCGGAACCGGACTACGACGAACTGGTCGAAGCCGCGAGCGACGCCGCGTAA
- a CDS encoding HD domain-containing protein, whose protein sequence is MAETTGNRRYDPDAEHAFPDGRVNAVLSSIEDDEEIQAYLEAQNVNPVTRMRYNDHGEKHIEIVLNRALCLYDLLKRGGVEFNGAREQGLEEDDEAVILALAAKLHDIGHVVHRSDHAYYSIPLAADILDRILPEFYDVGGQVRVKGEVLHAILCHHTEETPLTREAGVIRICDGLDMERGRSRNPYERGGRGINTVSSQAIQRVSLQKGEDVPVHVEIEMTDAAGVYQVDSLLKAKLDDSGLEDFVRIVALNTRSENELVKRIEL, encoded by the coding sequence ATGGCTGAGACGACCGGTAACAGACGCTACGATCCCGACGCCGAGCACGCCTTTCCCGACGGTCGGGTCAACGCGGTGCTCTCGTCTATCGAAGACGACGAGGAGATCCAGGCGTACCTCGAAGCCCAGAACGTCAATCCGGTCACCCGAATGCGCTACAACGACCACGGCGAGAAGCACATCGAGATCGTGCTGAACCGCGCGCTGTGTCTCTACGATCTGCTCAAGCGCGGCGGTGTCGAGTTCAACGGAGCCCGCGAGCAGGGCCTCGAAGAGGACGACGAAGCGGTGATCCTCGCCCTGGCCGCGAAGCTCCACGACATCGGCCACGTCGTCCACCGCTCGGACCACGCCTACTACTCGATCCCGCTCGCGGCGGATATCCTCGACCGGATCCTGCCGGAGTTCTACGATGTCGGCGGGCAGGTCCGGGTGAAAGGCGAGGTGCTGCACGCGATCCTCTGTCATCACACCGAGGAGACCCCCCTCACGCGGGAGGCGGGCGTCATCCGGATCTGTGACGGGCTGGACATGGAACGCGGGCGCTCGCGAAACCCCTACGAACGGGGCGGTCGGGGGATCAACACCGTCTCCAGTCAGGCGATCCAGCGCGTCTCCCTCCAGAAGGGCGAGGACGTCCCGGTCCACGTCGAGATCGAGATGACCGACGCGGCGGGCGTCTATCAGGTCGACAGCCTGCTGAAGGCCAAACTCGACGACTCGGGACTCGAGGACTTCGTTCGGATCGTCGCGCTCAACACCCGCAGTGAGAACGAACTCGTCAAGCGGATCGAGCTGTAA
- a CDS encoding inorganic phosphate transporter, which yields MSDWLLLVGVLVAAFVGYNVGGATTGPAFGPAVGAGAISKVGAAALMTVFFFGGGWTLGREVVDTLGGEIVPSALFTLEVSIAVLFFVGGALFVGNVFGVPASTSMSAVGSIAGLGIATGRIDWATMGVIVTWWLVAPVIAFWISGVIGRYFYPSLDRWVAIPRNDRSTFVLDRTGRVPRPRAGEAVARREVFGTLGLIAIGCYMAFSSGASNVANAVAPLVGSGELAMSPAIALAAGATGLGAFTIARRTLETLGNDITDLPLTAAIVVAVVSATIITLLSAAGIPASFVVVATMSIIGLGWGRATRTVPAEDPLLEDDALAGADGSDSEAIPRATDLFDPQTTARVILLQNVVPTLATLGAYLTFRFVPLFGL from the coding sequence ATGAGCGACTGGCTCCTGCTGGTCGGCGTGCTCGTCGCGGCGTTCGTCGGCTACAACGTCGGCGGGGCGACGACCGGTCCGGCCTTCGGCCCAGCGGTCGGGGCGGGGGCGATCTCGAAGGTCGGGGCGGCGGCGCTGATGACGGTGTTTTTCTTCGGCGGCGGCTGGACCCTCGGCCGGGAGGTCGTCGACACGCTCGGTGGCGAGATCGTCCCGAGCGCGCTGTTTACCCTCGAAGTCTCCATCGCCGTCCTCTTTTTCGTCGGCGGGGCGCTGTTCGTCGGGAACGTCTTCGGCGTGCCCGCCTCGACCTCGATGAGCGCCGTCGGCTCGATCGCGGGCCTGGGCATCGCGACCGGCCGAATCGACTGGGCGACGATGGGCGTGATCGTCACGTGGTGGCTCGTCGCGCCCGTGATCGCGTTCTGGATCAGCGGGGTCATCGGTCGGTATTTCTACCCGTCGCTCGACCGATGGGTCGCGATCCCCCGAAACGACCGCTCGACGTTCGTTCTCGACCGAACCGGTCGGGTGCCCCGTCCCAGGGCGGGCGAGGCCGTGGCCCGCCGGGAGGTCTTCGGTACGCTCGGATTGATCGCGATCGGCTGTTACATGGCGTTCAGTTCGGGTGCGAGCAACGTCGCAAACGCGGTCGCCCCGCTGGTGGGAAGCGGCGAGCTGGCGATGAGCCCCGCGATCGCGCTGGCGGCCGGGGCGACCGGGCTGGGGGCGTTTACGATCGCCAGACGCACCCTCGAAACGCTCGGCAACGACATCACCGACCTCCCGCTGACCGCCGCGATCGTCGTCGCGGTCGTCAGCGCGACCATCATCACCCTCCTGTCGGCGGCCGGGATCCCCGCGAGTTTCGTCGTGGTCGCGACGATGAGCATCATCGGCCTCGGATGGGGTCGGGCGACCCGGACGGTGCCGGCCGAGGACCCCCTCCTCGAGGACGACGCGCTCGCGGGGGCCGACGGGAGCGATTCGGAGGCAATCCCTCGAGCCACGGACCTGTTCGACCCGCAGACGACCGCGCGGGTCATCCTCCTCCAGAACGTCGTCCCCACCCTCGCGACCCTCGGGGCGTACCTCACCTTCCGGTTCGTGCCGCTTTTCGGCCTCTAA
- a CDS encoding universal stress protein encodes MQILVPIDGSGSSFDALRFGVEFARGFDADLAVVHFAAERTEATDDLFERARGEIRDGGLEADPELIETDVVTESGAARKVGERIVSLARERGYDHVVMGRATSGRLERFVVGSASEAVVEESDLPVTLIP; translated from the coding sequence ATGCAGATCCTCGTCCCGATCGACGGCTCGGGTAGCAGTTTCGACGCGCTCCGCTTTGGCGTCGAGTTCGCTCGCGGGTTCGACGCCGACCTCGCCGTGGTCCACTTCGCCGCCGAGCGAACCGAGGCGACTGACGACCTCTTCGAGCGCGCTCGTGGGGAGATCCGGGACGGTGGTCTCGAGGCCGACCCCGAACTGATCGAGACCGACGTCGTCACCGAGTCGGGCGCAGCCCGGAAGGTCGGAGAACGGATCGTCTCGCTCGCCCGAGAGCGGGGCTACGACCACGTCGTGATGGGGCGGGCCACCAGCGGCCGACTCGAACGGTTCGTCGTCGGCAGCGCCTCGGAGGCGGTCGTCGAGGAGAGCGACCTGCCGGTGACGCTCATCCCGTAG
- a CDS encoding DUF2243 domain-containing protein, whose product MTDIGGHRRALLLWGGVFGFGLGAVLDVVIFHQILQTHHLLSSVYDPLSYDGLRTNVMFDGLFSLSMLLIAGLGATMLWRTVNRAREPLSGLVVVGAGLVGAGVFNVFDGVVDHYLLGIHDVVHGTEAWNPPWVLVSLLMLGAGLLALRVADRRDGPRDATEEVAD is encoded by the coding sequence ATGACCGACATCGGCGGACATCGACGGGCACTCCTGTTGTGGGGCGGGGTCTTCGGGTTCGGGCTGGGCGCGGTGCTGGACGTAGTGATCTTCCACCAGATCCTCCAGACCCACCACCTGCTCTCGAGCGTCTACGACCCGTTGAGCTACGACGGGCTGCGAACGAACGTCATGTTCGACGGGCTGTTCTCGCTGTCGATGCTCCTGATCGCGGGCCTGGGGGCGACGATGCTCTGGCGGACGGTCAATCGCGCCAGAGAGCCCCTGTCCGGGCTCGTCGTCGTGGGGGCGGGCCTCGTCGGAGCCGGCGTGTTCAACGTCTTCGACGGCGTCGTCGACCACTACCTGCTGGGGATCCACGACGTGGTCCACGGAACCGAAGCGTGGAACCCACCGTGGGTGCTCGTCAGCCTGTTGATGCTCGGTGCCGGCCTGCTCGCGCTGCGAGTCGCCGACCGGCGCGACGGTCCCCGGGACGCTACCGAGGAAGTCGCAGACTGA